In Streptomyces sp. DG2A-72, one genomic interval encodes:
- a CDS encoding IS630 family transposase, protein MAERVQVREIDDDEGRRLLRIIRRGTGSVVTWRRAQMVLLSAQAMPVVKIAEVTFTSPDRVRDVLHNFNTDGFDSLYPKYKGGRPKTFTLPERREIKKIAKSKPAEHGLPFSTWSLAKLADFLVAEGVVDDISHEGLRVLLREEGVSFQCVKTWKTSRDPDYATKKARVEHLYAIADGEVIPEEGEPEVILCLGEFGPLNLQPHPGRQWAERGGRHKDPDREPRPRRRATYTRPHGVRHLFAAYDLAKDQLYGHVKKTKNRSKFLEFCRYLRSLHPMDIRIAIVCDNYSPHLTTKRCQRVATWAAANNVEMAYTPTNSSWLNRIEAQFTALRYFALNGTDHTSHKEQGSMIRRYIIWRNKHATDERLREVVNKANVA, encoded by the coding sequence GTGGCTGAACGTGTGCAGGTCCGGGAGATTGATGACGACGAGGGCAGGCGGTTGCTGCGGATCATCCGCAGAGGCACCGGGTCGGTGGTGACCTGGCGGCGGGCCCAGATGGTGCTGTTATCCGCGCAAGCCATGCCCGTGGTCAAGATCGCCGAGGTGACGTTCACCAGCCCGGACCGGGTCCGGGACGTGCTCCACAACTTCAACACCGACGGCTTCGACTCGCTCTACCCGAAGTACAAGGGCGGCCGCCCGAAGACCTTCACCCTCCCGGAACGCCGGGAGATCAAGAAGATCGCCAAGTCCAAGCCGGCCGAGCACGGCCTGCCGTTCTCGACCTGGAGCCTGGCCAAGCTGGCCGACTTCCTGGTCGCCGAGGGGGTGGTCGACGACATCAGCCACGAGGGCCTTCGGGTCCTGCTCCGCGAGGAGGGCGTCTCGTTTCAATGTGTGAAGACCTGGAAGACCTCACGCGACCCGGACTACGCGACCAAGAAGGCCCGGGTCGAGCATCTCTACGCGATCGCCGACGGCGAGGTCATACCCGAGGAAGGCGAGCCCGAAGTCATCTTGTGCCTGGGCGAGTTCGGGCCGCTCAACCTCCAGCCCCACCCCGGCCGGCAATGGGCCGAACGTGGCGGCCGGCACAAGGATCCCGATCGTGAGCCCCGGCCCCGCCGCCGGGCGACCTACACCCGGCCGCACGGTGTCCGCCACCTGTTCGCCGCCTACGACCTCGCCAAGGACCAGCTCTACGGGCACGTCAAGAAGACCAAGAACCGCTCGAAGTTCCTCGAGTTCTGCCGCTACCTGCGCTCCCTGCACCCGATGGACATACGCATTGCGATCGTCTGCGACAACTACTCCCCACACCTGACAACGAAGCGGTGCCAGCGGGTCGCGACGTGGGCTGCGGCGAACAACGTGGAGATGGCCTACACCCCGACCAACAGCTCCTGGCTCAACCGGATCGAGGCTCAGTTCACCGCCCTGCGCTACTTCGCACTCAACGGCACCGACCACACCAGCCACAAGGAGCAGGGAAGCATGATCCGCCGCTACATCATCTGGCGGAACAAGCACGCCACCGACGAACGCCTCCGCGAGGTCGTGAACAAGGCCAACGTTGCCTGA
- a CDS encoding DJ-1/PfpI family protein, with protein sequence MTEIGRDRRQLLQAAVAGGLGAGLVMASGATPAHSAPAGQEVGEAGAATREPDAGAMLVAVLLYDGFTGLDAVGPYEVLCRVPGVTVTTVAERAGRIRTDTGELGLVAERSLDSVPKADVLLVPGGGERGTTTTMANRVVLDWIRHIHRRSVWTTSVCTGSLILGAAGLLRGLPATTYWASRSYLAEVGAVYTPGRFVEAGKIMTAAGVSAGIDMGLSLAARLAGERVGQAMQLAVEYDPDPPFDTGSPEKASPELRRLALQLLADAAV encoded by the coding sequence ATGACAGAGATCGGCCGTGACCGCCGTCAGTTACTCCAGGCAGCCGTGGCAGGCGGGTTGGGTGCGGGACTGGTGATGGCCAGCGGGGCCACACCGGCGCACTCCGCCCCGGCGGGGCAGGAAGTCGGGGAGGCCGGCGCGGCGACGCGGGAGCCCGACGCGGGCGCGATGCTGGTCGCGGTGCTGTTGTACGACGGGTTCACCGGGCTCGATGCGGTCGGGCCGTACGAAGTGCTGTGCCGGGTGCCCGGGGTAACGGTGACGACTGTGGCCGAGAGGGCCGGGCGGATCCGTACCGACACCGGCGAGCTCGGGCTGGTGGCGGAGCGTTCCCTCGACAGCGTGCCCAAGGCGGACGTGCTGCTGGTGCCCGGCGGGGGCGAGCGCGGGACCACGACGACGATGGCCAACCGCGTGGTTCTCGACTGGATACGCCACATCCACCGGCGGTCGGTGTGGACCACCTCGGTGTGCACGGGGTCGCTGATCCTGGGCGCGGCCGGACTGCTGCGGGGTCTGCCTGCCACAACGTACTGGGCATCGCGCTCGTATCTGGCGGAGGTCGGTGCCGTCTACACCCCGGGGCGGTTCGTGGAAGCCGGGAAGATCATGACGGCTGCCGGCGTGTCGGCGGGGATCGACATGGGGTTGAGTCTCGCCGCGCGGTTGGCCGGCGAGCGGGTGGGCCAGGCTATGCAACTCGCTGTCGAGTACGACCCCGATCCGCCGTTCGACACCGGCAGCCCCGAGAAGGCAAGCCCGGAACTTCGGCGACTGGCACTACAACTGCTCGCCGACGCCGCCGTGTGA
- a CDS encoding IS5 family transposase (programmed frameshift), whose protein sequence is MRRHELTDQEWELLAPLIPRAVTGRPRVSDRQVINGMVYKIRTGISWRDLPERYGPWQTVCTRFRRYALDGVFTRALQQIQAGADAAGDIDWLVQIDSTIVRVHQHAAATGRKGGTIGDEPDDHALGRSRGGLTTKIHLACDGKGRPLAVLVTPGQRHDSICARPLLERIRVPRTGPGRPRCRPDQVIADKAYSSRGFRAYLRKRGIGHTIPEKTDQQRHRHNRGGRGGRPPVFDRQVYRQRNVVERCFNRLKGFRGIATRYEKTAASYEAAVTLASFLLWARSV, encoded by the exons ATACGTCGTCATGAACTCACCGATCAGGAGTGGGAGTTACTCGCTCCGCTGATACCGCGGGCTGTGACGGGCCGGCCGCGGGTGTCGGACCGGCAGGTCATCAACGGGATGGTCTACAAGATCCGGACCGGGATATCCTGGCGTGACCTGCCGGAACGCTACGGTCCATGGCAGACCGTCTGCACCCGCTTCCGCCGCTACGCCCTGGACGGCGTGTTCACCCGGGCTCTTCAGCAGATCCAAGCTGGTGCGGACGCGGCCGGCGACATCGACTGGCTCGTCCAGATCGACTCCACCATCGTCCGCGTCCACCAGCACGCGGCCGCCACCGGCCGAAAAGGGGGCACCATCGGC GACGAACCGGACGATCACGCCCTCGGTCGATCCCGAGGCGGACTGACCACCAAAATCCATCTCGCCTGCGACGGCAAGGGGCGCCCGCTCGCAGTCCTGGTGACGCCAGGGCAACGTCACGACAGCATCTGCGCGCGCCCTCTTCTGGAGCGCATCCGTGTCCCTCGCACCGGACCGGGCCGACCCCGTTGCAGGCCTGATCAGGTCATCGCAGACAAGGCCTACAGCTCCCGCGGCTTCCGCGCCTACCTGCGTAAACGCGGCATCGGGCACACTATCCCGGAGAAGACCGACCAGCAGCGACACCGGCACAACCGTGGCGGTCGCGGCGGGCGGCCACCGGTGTTCGACCGGCAGGTCTACCGTCAACGCAACGTCGTCGAACGCTGCTTCAACCGGCTCAAAGGCTTCCGTGGAATCGCCACCCGATACGAGAAGACCGCCGCCTCCTACGAAGCAGCGGTCACACTCGCGTCATTCCTGCTCTGGGCAAGATCCGTTTGA